A region from the Medicago truncatula cultivar Jemalong A17 chromosome 6, MtrunA17r5.0-ANR, whole genome shotgun sequence genome encodes:
- the LOC11429371 gene encoding phosphoenolpyruvate/phosphate translocator 2, chloroplastic, whose translation MQQTTMSPYFLSSNLNMHNLYVSPSSSTLHLSNHITKPKFHPFQNSHSHNFSSSPLRLTIDGFACPSSSFFQTVGKSSPFFISNPKMDSFRVFAASSVPEAQSDEGKQTSGLVQSLQLGFMFATWYLLNIYFNIYNKQVLKVYPFPATVTVFQFGFASLVSNLIWTLNLHPRPKISRSQLTAILPLAVAHTLGNLLTNISLGKVAVSFTHTIKSMEPFFTVVLSSLLLGEMPTLWVVSSLLPIVGGVALASMTEVSFNWIGFGTAMASNLTNQSRNVLSKKLMANEEEALDNINLYSVITIISFFLLVPYAIFSEGVKFTPSYLQTAASQGLNVRELCIRSVLAAFCFHAYQQVSYGILEKVSPVTHSVGNCVKRVVVIVSSVIFFQTPVSPINALGTAIALVGVFLYSRAKRIKPMPKTKEA comes from the exons ATGCAACAAACAACTATGTCTCCTTATTTTCTCTCATCAAACCTCAACATGCACAATCTCTATgtctcaccttcttcttcaaccTTACATCTTTCAAACCACATAACCAAACCAAAATTTCACCCTTTTCAAAATTCTCATTCtcacaatttttcttcttcaccaCTTAGACTCACCATTGATGGATTTGCATGtccatcttcttctttcttccaaACTGTTGGAAAATCTTCacctttcttcatttcaaatCCAAAAATGGATTCTTTTAGAGTCTTTGCTGCTTCTTCTGTACCTGAGGCACAGAGTGATGAAGGGAAACAAACTTCTGGGCTTGTTCAGTCTCTTCAGCTTGGTTTCATGTTTGCTACTTGGTATCTCTTGAATATTTACTTCAACATTTACAACAAACag GTTCTAAAAGTCTATCCATTTCCAGCAACAGTTACAGTATTTCAATTTGGCTTTGCTTCGTTGGTGAGCAATTTGATATggactttgaatcttcatcccAGACCAAAAATTAGTAGATCACAG CTTACGGCAATCCTTCCACTTGCCGTGGCTCATACATTAGGGAACCTTTTGACGAACATTAGTCTTGGCAAGGTTGCCGTATCTTTCACTCACACCATCAAATCTATGGAACCTTTCTTCACTGTTGTACTTTCATCCCTTCTTCTGGGTGAG ATGCCTACTTTATGGGTGGTTTCTTCTCTTCTACCTATAGTTGGGGGAGTGGCATTGGCATCGATGACTGAAGTCTCTTTCAATTG GATTGGATTCGGCACTGCAATGGCATCCAACCTTACGAATCAATCGCGGAATGTTTTGAGCAAAAAACTAATGGCTAATGAAGAG GAAGCTTTGGACAATATCAATCTCTACTCGGTTAtaaccatcatttcatttttcttgttgGTACCGTATGCTATATTTTCGGAGGGTGTTAAGTTTACTCCTTCATACCTGCAAACTGCG GCAAGCCAAGGATTGAATGTTCGAGAGCTATGTATAAGATCCGTTTTGGCTGCCTTCTGCTTCCATGCATACCAGCAG GTTTCATATGGGATATTAGAGAAAGTGTCACCTGTGACACACTCAGTCGGAAATTGCGTTAAGCGTGTCGTTGTCATCGTCTCTTCTGTTATCTTCTTCCAAACTCCTGTCTCACCTATCAATGCCCTTG GAACTGCTATTGCACTTGTTGGAGTTTTCTTGTATTCAAGGGCAAAGAGGATTAAGCCAATGCCAAAAACAAAGGAAGCATAG